A genomic window from Algoriphagus sp. Y33 includes:
- a CDS encoding DUF4199 domain-containing protein translates to MENSAPISETVKKWGLIYGLIGIIYTYITAMLGLQGNSSSIASGIISFLLTVGIAFTIYFLATKEYRTENSGLLAFGKAFVICLLVGLLGGVLRSVGFYLYMKFIDPTYVDSIIEAQMQAQEQMGGTAPDPDSLPAFMKFMQTPEFFAVSTFISAIFGAIILGLIVAAINQKKEDFSY, encoded by the coding sequence ATGGAAAATTCGGCACCAATATCTGAGACAGTTAAAAAATGGGGATTAATCTACGGGTTAATTGGAATTATATACACCTATATAACGGCTATGCTAGGTCTACAAGGCAATTCTTCCAGTATTGCCTCAGGTATTATCTCATTTCTTTTAACCGTTGGCATCGCTTTTACAATTTATTTTTTAGCTACAAAAGAATACAGAACTGAGAATTCAGGCCTGTTGGCTTTCGGTAAGGCATTTGTGATATGCCTTCTAGTTGGTTTATTAGGAGGTGTTTTACGTAGTGTTGGATTTTATTTATATATGAAATTCATAGATCCTACATATGTGGATTCTATTATTGAAGCTCAAATGCAGGCTCAGGAACAAATGGGAGGAACTGCTCCCGATCCTGATAGTTTGCCAGCTTTTATGAAATTTATGCAAACACCTGAATTCTTTGCAGTATCAACATTTATTTCAGCAATTTTTGGTGCAATAATCCTTGGGCTGATAGTGGCAGCTATAAACCAGAAAAAGGAAGATTTCTCGTATTAA
- a CDS encoding DUF4199 domain-containing protein: MYKYFSSSYRFGGFAGALSILAFITLSFLYPDPTNLTLIFGYIITPIAIFLAIKFFKEYSNEGYLSFAEGMSVGFVAYMLEAVISLGGIWIVLIIHPELFVQVKDSKLAVLESSKESIITQVGESSFDLTMESIKNMVPFDIALNDALWKIIPGLFFTIIISIILRKNPN, encoded by the coding sequence ATGTATAAGTACTTTAGTTCATCATATAGGTTTGGAGGTTTTGCTGGTGCTTTGAGTATCCTTGCTTTTATCACGTTGTCATTCCTTTATCCCGATCCCACCAATCTTACGCTGATTTTTGGCTATATTATTACTCCGATTGCCATATTTTTGGCTATTAAATTCTTCAAAGAATATAGCAACGAGGGCTATTTGTCTTTTGCAGAGGGCATGTCTGTAGGTTTTGTGGCTTATATGTTGGAAGCAGTTATTTCTTTGGGAGGAATATGGATAGTACTGATAATACACCCGGAGCTATTTGTTCAGGTTAAAGATTCAAAGCTTGCTGTATTGGAAAGTAGCAAGGAATCAATAATCACGCAGGTGGGGGAAAGTTCTTTTGACTTGACCATGGAAAGCATCAAAAACATGGTGCCATTTGATATCGCTTTAAATGATGCGCTGTGGAAAATCATTCCCGGACTGTTTTTTACTATTATTATATCTATTATTTTAAGGAAAAATCCTAACTAA
- a CDS encoding dihydroorotase produces MSVLFKGLCIIHPDGLGEPEDYVFEKGEFTPIASSNTSHYDQEIDATGWLLSHGWIDLRCGVGEPGHEYKESIESLAECLVTSGFSAAVILPNTEPVIQSKGDVDFVLNRAKRYTPEFLIQGAVTKDTEGENFTEILDMHHQSGVFVFGEGRKPLANGDRYMKALQYLQKFNGVLFDHAYDPLLAIFGHMHEGDNSTMLGVKGMPNLAEDVAIQRNLEIVRYTGGRIHFQTINTAKGVSLIRGAKAEGLNVTADISIYQLLFSDSDLMEFDPNLKVLPPFRGDTDREALIEGIKDGTIDALVSNHQPEDRDSKFMEFDLAHFGMVGLQTFLPAMALLKNELGWPLLIEKITSGPKEILPHELTQSWTIFDPEADWTYDEKSNKSLSSNSPWFGSDLKGKVKYVIQKGQLIEVDV; encoded by the coding sequence ATGTCCGTTCTATTTAAAGGTCTCTGTATTATACATCCTGATGGTTTGGGAGAACCTGAGGATTACGTTTTTGAAAAGGGAGAGTTTACACCTATAGCTTCAAGCAACACTTCACATTATGATCAGGAAATTGATGCTACCGGCTGGCTTTTGTCGCATGGTTGGATAGATCTTCGATGTGGGGTGGGAGAGCCTGGACACGAGTATAAAGAATCGATAGAAAGTCTTGCGGAATGTCTAGTTACCAGTGGTTTTTCTGCGGCTGTCATTCTCCCAAATACAGAGCCGGTTATTCAGTCAAAAGGAGATGTAGATTTTGTGTTGAATAGGGCAAAAAGATATACTCCGGAATTTTTGATTCAGGGGGCTGTAACCAAGGATACCGAAGGAGAGAATTTCACTGAGATCCTTGATATGCACCACCAATCAGGAGTCTTTGTTTTTGGTGAAGGAAGGAAGCCTTTAGCAAATGGGGACCGATACATGAAGGCACTTCAATACCTGCAGAAGTTTAATGGCGTGTTGTTTGATCATGCCTACGATCCTTTATTAGCAATCTTTGGGCATATGCACGAAGGGGATAATTCCACAATGCTTGGAGTGAAAGGAATGCCTAACCTTGCAGAAGATGTTGCAATTCAAAGAAATTTAGAAATTGTTCGCTATACAGGAGGGCGGATTCATTTTCAGACAATCAACACCGCTAAGGGAGTTAGCCTCATAAGGGGTGCAAAAGCTGAAGGATTAAATGTGACAGCGGATATTTCTATATATCAGCTGCTGTTTAGTGACTCCGATTTGATGGAGTTTGATCCAAATCTTAAAGTATTACCGCCGTTCAGGGGAGATACTGACCGAGAAGCTTTGATTGAAGGTATTAAGGATGGTACAATAGACGCATTGGTGAGCAACCATCAGCCGGAAGACAGAGATTCTAAGTTTATGGAATTTGATCTTGCTCATTTCGGGATGGTTGGTTTGCAGACGTTTCTTCCTGCTATGGCTTTGCTTAAAAATGAACTTGGATGGCCATTATTAATCGAAAAGATTACAAGTGGTCCCAAAGAAATATTGCCTCATGAACTAACTCAGTCCTGGACAATTTTTGATCCTGAAGCTGATTGGACGTATGATGAAAAATCTAATAAATCACTTTCATCCAATTCACCTTGGTTTGGAAGTGATCTTAAAGGAAAAGTGAAGTACGTGATTCAAAAGGGTCAGCTAATAGAAGTGGATGTATAA